A genomic region of Rhizomicrobium sp. contains the following coding sequences:
- a CDS encoding DUF6285 domain-containing protein, producing MMDQPSMLELVGAVRDFLEQHAMPELKGHTAFHARVAANALGIVARELEQGSKSADAERARLAKLLGHDGALTELNRELCRQIRQGHIGLETPGLADHLALTTRDKVAIDQPNYSGLKRFLAD from the coding sequence ATGATGGATCAGCCTTCGATGCTCGAACTGGTCGGCGCGGTGCGCGACTTCCTCGAACAGCACGCCATGCCGGAACTGAAGGGCCACACCGCCTTTCACGCGCGCGTGGCGGCGAACGCGCTCGGTATCGTGGCGCGCGAGCTGGAGCAGGGCTCCAAATCCGCGGACGCCGAACGCGCGAGACTCGCGAAACTGCTTGGCCATGACGGCGCGCTGACAGAGCTGAACCGCGAACTGTGCCGGCAGATCCGGCAGGGACATATCGGTCTCGAAACGCCCGGCCTCGCCGACCATCTGGCGTTGACGACCCGCGACAAGGTCGCGATCGACCAGCCGAACTATAGCGGATTGAAGCGCTTCCTCGCCGATTAG
- the mfd gene encoding transcription-repair coupling factor, giving the protein MERVDYIAKQPGRFAVTGAPSGYDAWLGVEAARRTEGLVVFVASDDVHAAAVMEAARFFAPGLAVLSFPAWDCLPYDRVSPKPDIESTRLATLAALARDDGPRVALVVTTVNAVTQRVPPKDWVARASFFARAGHAVDRERMVAFLAGNGYVRASTVREPGDFALRGGIVDLWPPGIAQPLRLDFFGEELEAIRRFDAETQLSNDKIDAIELLPASEVPLGKDEISRFRAGYVAAFGPANTDDVLYESVSAGRKHPGMEHWLPLFYERLDTFFDFVPRALILLGHETEETKNARLELVKDYFETREQFRRAARGEEKTAIQAPPYKPLKPQTLYLTDKEWADALARHKVRDLSPFQAPESNKSVDAGGKQGRDFQPERATGKTNVFEAAVAHIDALQAAKKRVVVASWSAGSSERMGGVLSDHGLAAIRSVANWTDAQKLHDAAVGIAVLGLERGFEAPDFAVVSEQDILGDRMVRAQTRARRAQNFLTEASALAPGDLVTHIEHGVGRYLGLKTIDALGAPHDCLELQYDGGKLFLPVENIELLTRYGADDSGAQLDRLGGAGWQLRKARAKERVREIAAELIRIAAARELKSLPSVDPPSGLYDEFCARFPWQETDDQEKAIADTMEDFARGRPMDRLVCGDVGFGKTEVALRAAFVIAMSGQQVAVVVPTTLLARQHFRNFFERFQGFPVTVRQLSRFVDAKEAKQTRAELADGKVDIVVGTHALLAKSISFKNLGLVIVDEEQHFGVTHKEQLKSLKADVHVLTLTATPIPRTLQLALSGVRDLSLITTPPIDRLAVRTFVTPFDPLVVREALLREHYRGGQSFYVAPRIADLREAEEFLKATVPEVKVAVGHGQMSASVLEEVMTAFYERKVDVLISTNIVESGLDIPTANTMIVHRADMFGLSQLYQLRGRIGRAKQRAYAYLTTPADRKLTDTAARRLEVLQSLDQLGAGFSVASHDMDIRGAGNLLGEEQSGHVREVGIELYQEMLEDAVSQMRLGEGAAEIADQWSPTINIGAAVLIPESYVADLNVRMALYRRLATIESREDIDRFAAELIDRFGPLPDEVKHLFDIVAIKQLCRIALVEKIDAGPKGGTIAFRGSQFPNPLGLVKLISQHAGTMRVRPDQKIVVTRDWPSPESRLNGVKNLMNQLAKLAVAA; this is encoded by the coding sequence ATGGAACGTGTAGATTACATCGCCAAACAGCCGGGCCGCTTCGCGGTCACCGGCGCGCCATCGGGCTACGACGCCTGGCTGGGCGTCGAGGCGGCGCGGCGCACCGAAGGCCTCGTGGTGTTCGTCGCGTCCGACGATGTCCACGCCGCCGCAGTGATGGAAGCCGCGCGGTTCTTCGCGCCGGGGCTTGCCGTTCTGTCCTTCCCGGCCTGGGATTGCCTTCCCTATGACCGCGTTTCGCCCAAGCCGGATATCGAGAGCACGCGGCTGGCGACGCTGGCGGCGCTGGCGCGCGACGACGGCCCCCGCGTCGCGCTGGTCGTGACGACGGTCAATGCGGTGACGCAGCGCGTGCCGCCGAAGGATTGGGTCGCCCGGGCGAGCTTCTTCGCCCGCGCCGGCCATGCGGTCGACCGCGAGCGCATGGTCGCGTTTCTCGCCGGCAACGGTTACGTGCGCGCCTCGACGGTGCGCGAGCCGGGCGACTTCGCCTTGCGCGGCGGCATCGTCGATCTGTGGCCGCCGGGGATCGCGCAGCCGCTGCGGCTCGATTTTTTCGGCGAGGAGTTGGAGGCGATCCGCCGCTTCGATGCCGAGACCCAGCTCTCCAACGACAAGATCGACGCGATCGAGCTGTTGCCGGCCAGCGAGGTGCCGCTCGGCAAGGACGAGATCAGCCGCTTCCGCGCCGGCTATGTCGCCGCCTTCGGTCCCGCGAACACCGACGACGTTCTCTACGAAAGCGTCAGCGCCGGGCGCAAGCATCCGGGCATGGAGCACTGGCTGCCGCTGTTCTACGAGCGGCTCGACACCTTCTTCGATTTCGTGCCGCGCGCGCTCATCCTGCTCGGCCACGAGACCGAGGAGACCAAGAACGCCCGCCTCGAACTGGTGAAGGACTATTTCGAGACCCGCGAGCAGTTCCGCCGGGCCGCGCGTGGCGAAGAGAAGACGGCGATCCAGGCGCCGCCCTACAAGCCGCTGAAGCCGCAAACGCTCTATCTGACCGACAAGGAATGGGCCGACGCGCTGGCGCGGCACAAGGTGCGCGACCTGTCGCCGTTCCAGGCGCCCGAGTCGAACAAATCCGTCGATGCCGGCGGCAAGCAGGGCCGCGACTTCCAGCCCGAGCGCGCGACGGGCAAGACCAATGTGTTCGAGGCGGCGGTGGCGCATATCGATGCGCTGCAGGCGGCGAAGAAACGCGTCGTCGTCGCCTCGTGGAGCGCCGGATCGTCCGAGCGCATGGGCGGCGTGCTGTCGGATCACGGCCTGGCGGCGATCCGCTCGGTCGCCAACTGGACCGACGCGCAGAAGCTGCACGACGCGGCGGTTGGCATCGCGGTGCTGGGGCTGGAGCGCGGCTTCGAGGCGCCGGACTTCGCCGTCGTCTCCGAGCAGGACATCCTCGGCGACCGCATGGTGCGGGCGCAGACCCGCGCGCGGCGGGCGCAGAACTTCCTCACCGAGGCGTCGGCGCTGGCACCGGGCGATCTGGTCACGCATATCGAACATGGCGTCGGCCGTTATCTCGGGCTCAAGACCATCGACGCGCTGGGCGCGCCGCACGATTGCCTCGAACTGCAATATGACGGCGGCAAGCTGTTCCTGCCCGTCGAGAACATTGAACTCCTGACGCGCTACGGCGCCGATGACAGCGGGGCGCAGCTCGACCGGCTGGGCGGCGCCGGCTGGCAGCTCCGCAAGGCGCGCGCCAAGGAACGGGTGCGCGAGATCGCCGCCGAGCTGATCCGCATCGCCGCGGCGCGCGAATTGAAATCGCTGCCCTCGGTCGATCCGCCGTCCGGCCTTTATGACGAGTTTTGCGCCCGCTTCCCCTGGCAGGAGACCGACGACCAGGAGAAGGCCATCGCCGACACGATGGAGGATTTCGCGCGAGGCCGCCCGATGGACCGGCTGGTCTGCGGCGATGTCGGCTTCGGCAAGACCGAGGTCGCGCTGCGCGCCGCCTTCGTGATCGCGATGAGCGGCCAGCAGGTCGCCGTGGTGGTGCCGACCACGCTCCTGGCGCGGCAGCATTTCCGCAATTTCTTCGAGCGGTTCCAGGGCTTTCCGGTCACGGTGCGCCAGCTTTCGCGGTTCGTGGACGCCAAGGAAGCCAAGCAGACCCGTGCCGAACTGGCGGACGGCAAGGTCGATATCGTGGTCGGCACCCATGCGCTGCTCGCCAAATCGATCAGCTTCAAGAATCTCGGCCTCGTGATCGTCGACGAGGAGCAGCATTTCGGCGTCACGCATAAGGAACAGCTCAAATCGCTCAAGGCCGACGTGCATGTGCTCACCCTGACCGCGACGCCGATCCCGCGCACGCTCCAGCTTGCGCTCAGCGGCGTGCGGGACCTGTCGCTGATCACCACGCCGCCGATCGACCGCCTGGCGGTGCGTACCTTCGTCACGCCGTTCGATCCGCTGGTGGTGCGCGAGGCGCTGCTGCGCGAGCATTATCGCGGCGGCCAGAGCTTCTATGTCGCGCCGCGCATCGCCGATCTGCGCGAGGCGGAGGAATTCCTCAAGGCCACCGTGCCCGAGGTGAAGGTCGCGGTCGGCCATGGCCAGATGTCGGCCTCGGTGCTGGAGGAAGTGATGACCGCGTTCTACGAGCGCAAGGTCGATGTGCTGATCTCCACCAACATCGTCGAGAGCGGTCTCGACATCCCGACCGCCAACACCATGATCGTGCACCGCGCCGACATGTTCGGCCTGTCGCAGCTCTATCAGCTGCGCGGGCGCATCGGCCGCGCCAAGCAGCGCGCCTATGCGTATCTGACGACGCCGGCCGACCGGAAGCTGACCGACACGGCGGCGCGGCGGCTCGAAGTGCTGCAATCGCTCGACCAGCTCGGCGCCGGGTTCTCGGTCGCGAGCCACGACATGGACATTCGCGGCGCCGGCAATCTCTTGGGCGAGGAACAGTCGGGCCATGTGCGCGAGGTCGGCATCGAGCTCTATCAGGAGATGCTGGAAGACGCGGTGTCGCAGATGCGGCTGGGCGAAGGCGCCGCCGAGATCGCCGACCAGTGGTCGCCGACCATCAATATCGGCGCCGCCGTGCTCATTCCCGAATCCTATGTCGCCGACCTCAATGTCCGCATGGCGCTGTACCGCCGGCTCGCGACCATCGAGAGCCGCGAGGACATCGACCGCTTCGCCGCCGAGCTGATCGACCGCTTCGGCCCCTTGCCCGACGAGGTGAAGCATTTGTTCGACATCGTGGCGATCAAGCAGCTCTGCCGCATCGCGCTGGTCGAGAAGATCGACGCCGGGCCGAAGGGCGGCACCATCGCGTTCCGCGGCAGCCAGTTCCCCAACCCGCTGGGGCTGGTGAAGCTGATCAGCCAGCACGCCGGCACGATGCGCGTCAGGCCCGACCAGAAGATCGTCGTGACCCGCGACTGGCCGTCGCCGGAGAGCCGGCTGAACGGGGTGAAGAACTTGATGAACCAACTCGCCAAGCTCGCCGTGGCGGCGTGA
- a CDS encoding tetratricopeptide repeat protein, which produces MKSILLGTILLCAAAVPLTGSDAASPTVDEVSVALHAGDASGALALATQALAGTSLAPYDRARLLIERGLAHDTLGERDDALVDFTEALNSHALTSPEVALGLYYRGAVLDELSRTEDAIGDYSAAIRIEPDLSGALNNRGNVYRRSGRLAEARRDYEASIAAGNPHREYPDFGLGQIAEASGDAEAARAYYQAALIADPAFDPAKERLAALGAAADGSDAPIVLRRPAEGVIHLKPPGRHREPAIPAPATEVPVLRSALNDGAVNGAAVVQLGAWRSQGEAAIAWSRIARVATTELVGLTPQVISVDLPGKGRYYRLRTNPAKGALALCAVLRAKGLACIVVRD; this is translated from the coding sequence ATGAAGTCAATCCTGCTGGGCACGATCCTGCTTTGCGCGGCGGCCGTGCCGTTGACCGGGTCCGACGCCGCTTCTCCGACGGTCGATGAAGTCTCCGTCGCATTGCACGCCGGCGACGCGTCCGGTGCGCTCGCCCTGGCGACCCAGGCTTTGGCCGGTACGAGCTTGGCGCCGTACGATCGCGCGCGCCTTCTCATCGAGCGAGGCCTCGCCCATGATACGCTGGGCGAGCGGGACGACGCCCTTGTGGACTTTACCGAGGCTCTCAACAGCCATGCCTTGACCTCGCCGGAAGTAGCGCTCGGCCTGTACTATCGCGGTGCCGTGCTCGACGAGCTGTCGCGGACGGAGGATGCGATCGGCGATTACTCGGCCGCCATCAGGATCGAGCCGGACCTGTCCGGTGCCCTCAACAACCGCGGCAATGTCTATCGCAGATCGGGGCGGCTTGCCGAAGCGCGCCGGGACTACGAAGCTTCCATCGCGGCGGGCAATCCGCATCGCGAATACCCCGATTTCGGACTGGGCCAGATCGCCGAAGCTTCCGGCGACGCCGAGGCCGCGCGGGCCTACTATCAGGCTGCGCTGATCGCCGATCCGGCGTTCGACCCGGCGAAGGAGCGGCTCGCCGCGCTTGGCGCGGCCGCCGACGGCAGTGACGCACCGATCGTGCTTCGTCGGCCGGCGGAGGGCGTCATCCACCTGAAGCCGCCGGGGCGGCACCGCGAACCGGCGATCCCGGCGCCGGCGACCGAGGTGCCCGTTTTGCGCTCGGCACTGAACGACGGCGCGGTGAACGGCGCCGCCGTCGTCCAACTCGGCGCCTGGCGCAGCCAGGGCGAAGCCGCCATCGCCTGGAGCAGGATCGCGCGCGTTGCCACCACCGAATTGGTCGGGCTTACGCCGCAGGTGATCTCCGTCGATCTGCCGGGCAAGGGGCGCTACTACCGTCTGCGGACCAATCCGGCCAAGGGGGCTTTGGCGTTGTGCGCGGTGCTGAGAGCAAAGGGGCTGGCGTGCATCGTCGTAAGGGATTGA
- a CDS encoding succinate dehydrogenase assembly factor 2, with product MFRAQRRGFKEVDLIFGAFAAEELAGLDDAELDQFEALLSAPDQEVYAWLRGHAEPPAQYDTPLFARLKAVCGRKDPKWNV from the coding sequence TTGTTCCGGGCCCAGCGGCGCGGCTTCAAGGAGGTCGACCTGATTTTCGGCGCCTTCGCGGCCGAGGAATTGGCCGGGCTCGACGATGCCGAACTCGACCAGTTCGAGGCGCTGCTGAGCGCGCCCGACCAGGAGGTCTATGCCTGGCTGCGCGGCCATGCCGAGCCACCGGCGCAATACGACACACCCCTGTTCGCGCGGCTGAAGGCCGTGTGCGGCCGCAAAGACCCGAAATGGAACGTGTAG
- a CDS encoding phosphotransferase family protein, protein MNDLGSALEAALRPVLPGFIRLTGLTRLSGGASQETWALDADCNGVAIPLILRRTPGGAPRASETSASVPLRTEAIAIEASRAAGVAAPRVRYVLNKADGLGEGYVMDRLPGETIARKILRDKEFDAVRPDLARQCGEILARIHAVELTPALRAVLPVADGPTQLRRYRDTYDLYDYPHPVFEMAFKWLEPRMAGARRQALVHGDFRHGNLLISPRGVEAALDWELVHIGDPLEDIGWICTNSWRFGVQDKVVGGFGDLADLLMGYAAAGGGRVSEEEARTWIVYGSLKWGIMCMSMYQGFVRDHSVERAAIGRRASENEIDLVNLIIRGKL, encoded by the coding sequence ATGAACGATCTTGGATCCGCGCTCGAAGCGGCGCTGCGTCCGGTTCTTCCGGGCTTCATCCGGCTGACCGGCCTGACACGGCTCTCCGGCGGCGCCAGCCAGGAGACCTGGGCGCTGGACGCCGATTGCAACGGCGTGGCGATCCCATTGATCCTGCGCCGCACACCGGGCGGCGCGCCCCGCGCGAGCGAGACATCGGCCTCGGTGCCGCTGCGGACCGAGGCCATCGCGATCGAGGCTTCGCGGGCCGCCGGCGTCGCCGCGCCGCGCGTGCGCTATGTGCTCAACAAGGCCGACGGCCTCGGCGAGGGCTATGTGATGGATCGGCTCCCCGGCGAGACCATCGCGCGCAAGATTTTGCGCGACAAGGAATTCGATGCCGTCCGCCCCGACCTCGCGCGGCAATGCGGCGAGATCCTGGCGCGCATCCATGCCGTCGAACTGACGCCCGCGCTGCGCGCGGTGCTGCCGGTCGCGGACGGCCCGACGCAGCTTCGCCGCTACCGCGACACCTACGATCTCTACGACTATCCCCATCCGGTGTTCGAGATGGCGTTCAAATGGCTGGAGCCGCGGATGGCGGGCGCGCGGCGGCAGGCGCTGGTGCACGGCGATTTCCGGCACGGCAATCTGCTCATCTCGCCCAGGGGCGTGGAGGCCGCGCTCGACTGGGAGCTGGTCCATATCGGCGATCCGCTGGAGGATATCGGCTGGATCTGCACCAATTCCTGGCGCTTCGGCGTGCAGGACAAGGTGGTGGGCGGCTTCGGCGACCTCGCCGATCTTCTCATGGGCTACGCGGCGGCGGGCGGCGGACGCGTCTCGGAGGAGGAGGCCCGCACCTGGATCGTCTACGGCTCGCTCAAATGGGGAATCATGTGCATGAGCATGTATCAGGGCTTCGTGCGCGACCACTCCGTCGAGCGCGCCGCGATCGGCCGGCGCGCCTCGGAGAACGAGATCGATCTGGTGAACCTCATCATCCGGGGAAAGCTCTGA
- the recG gene encoding ATP-dependent DNA helicase RecG produces MRPAILFPLFAEIRTLSGVGPKLEKAISKLVGPRLADLAFDLPVGLIDRSYRPKLARAEIGRIATVAVNVLSHHPPPNRRQPYRVTCSDETSMLELAFFHGQADYLLRMLPVGARRIVSGKIERFRDTLQINHPDHIVAPEDEASLPLHEPVYALTEGLTNKPLAKAIRGALDKVPNLPEWDDPAFLKTRGWKPFHESLLAAHAPANEADLNPETPARMRLAYDELLANQLALLLIRRQMRQTKKGRALHGDGRLKAKAIAALPFALTEPQLAALAEIEADIAAPTRMLRLLQGDVGAGKTIVAFLALLNAVEAGAQGALMAPTEILARQHMASLAPLAQATGVRLALLTGRERAGREATLAALAAGEIDILVGTHALFSDDVAFADLGLAVIDEQHRFGVHQRMALQGKGGRPADVLVMTATPIPRTLALTAYGDMDVSRLTGRPPGRKPVETRTISDERLDEVVEHLRKATASGARAYWVCPLVEESEKIDLAAAEERAAMLKRVLGPSVGLVHGRMKGAERDAEMAKFKAGELSILVATTVIEVGVDVPEATIMVVEHAERFGLAQLHQLRGRVGRGSGRSSCLLIYHGPLGETAKARLKTMRDTDDGFVIAEEDLRLRGAGELLGTRQSGMPEFRLADLTVHADLLATARDDAQLMLTRDPDLQSERGQRLRTLLYLFGRDEAVRYLRAG; encoded by the coding sequence ATGCGCCCCGCGATTCTGTTCCCGCTTTTCGCCGAAATCCGCACGCTGTCCGGCGTGGGCCCCAAGCTGGAGAAGGCGATCTCCAAGCTGGTGGGGCCGCGGCTGGCCGACCTCGCCTTCGACCTGCCGGTCGGGCTGATCGACCGCTCCTATCGCCCCAAGCTCGCGCGCGCCGAGATCGGGCGGATCGCGACCGTGGCGGTGAACGTGCTCAGCCACCATCCGCCGCCGAACCGGCGCCAGCCCTATCGCGTCACCTGTTCCGACGAGACCTCGATGCTGGAACTCGCCTTCTTCCACGGCCAGGCGGATTATCTGTTGCGCATGCTCCCGGTCGGCGCGCGGCGCATCGTGAGCGGCAAGATCGAGCGCTTTCGCGACACGCTGCAGATCAACCATCCCGACCACATCGTGGCGCCGGAGGACGAAGCCAGTCTGCCGCTGCACGAGCCGGTCTATGCGCTGACCGAGGGGCTGACGAACAAGCCGCTCGCCAAGGCGATCCGCGGCGCGCTCGACAAGGTGCCGAACCTGCCCGAATGGGACGATCCGGCTTTTTTGAAAACACGCGGCTGGAAGCCGTTCCACGAAAGCCTGCTCGCCGCGCACGCGCCCGCGAACGAGGCCGATCTCAATCCCGAAACGCCGGCGCGGATGCGCCTGGCCTATGACGAGCTTCTGGCGAACCAGCTTGCCCTGCTCCTGATCCGCCGCCAGATGCGCCAGACCAAGAAGGGCCGCGCGCTGCACGGCGATGGGCGATTGAAGGCGAAAGCCATCGCCGCCCTGCCCTTCGCGCTGACCGAGCCGCAACTCGCCGCCCTTGCCGAAATCGAGGCCGACATCGCCGCCCCGACGCGCATGCTGCGGCTGCTGCAAGGCGATGTCGGCGCCGGAAAAACCATCGTCGCGTTCCTGGCGCTGCTGAACGCCGTGGAGGCGGGCGCCCAGGGCGCGCTGATGGCGCCGACCGAGATCCTCGCGCGCCAGCACATGGCATCGCTCGCCCCGCTGGCGCAGGCGACGGGCGTGCGCCTGGCGCTCCTGACCGGGCGCGAGCGCGCGGGCCGCGAGGCGACGCTGGCGGCGCTGGCCGCCGGCGAGATCGACATCCTGGTCGGCACGCATGCGCTGTTCTCCGACGACGTCGCCTTCGCCGATCTCGGCCTTGCCGTGATCGACGAGCAGCACCGTTTCGGCGTGCACCAGCGCATGGCGCTGCAGGGCAAGGGCGGCCGGCCCGCCGACGTATTGGTGATGACCGCGACGCCGATCCCGCGCACGCTGGCGCTGACGGCCTATGGCGACATGGATGTCTCGCGCCTCACCGGACGGCCGCCGGGCCGCAAGCCGGTCGAGACCCGCACGATCTCGGACGAGCGCCTCGACGAGGTCGTCGAGCATCTGCGCAAGGCAACCGCCAGCGGCGCCCGCGCCTATTGGGTGTGCCCGCTGGTGGAAGAATCCGAGAAGATCGACCTCGCCGCCGCCGAGGAACGCGCCGCGATGCTCAAGCGCGTGCTCGGCCCCTCGGTCGGCCTGGTGCACGGCCGCATGAAAGGCGCCGAGCGCGACGCCGAGATGGCGAAGTTCAAGGCGGGCGAACTCTCGATTCTCGTTGCCACCACCGTCATCGAGGTCGGCGTCGACGTGCCGGAGGCGACCATCATGGTGGTGGAACATGCCGAGCGCTTCGGCCTGGCCCAGCTTCATCAATTGCGCGGCCGCGTCGGGCGCGGCTCGGGCCGATCGAGCTGCCTCTTGATCTATCACGGCCCGCTCGGCGAAACCGCCAAGGCGCGGCTGAAGACCATGCGCGACACCGACGACGGCTTCGTCATCGCGGAAGAGGATTTGCGCCTGCGCGGCGCCGGTGAACTGCTCGGCACGCGCCAGAGCGGCATGCCGGAATTTCGCCTCGCCGATCTCACCGTCCATGCCGACCTGCTGGCGACGGCGCGCGACGATGCCCAGCTCATGTTGACTCGCGATCCGGACCTGCAAAGCGAACGCGGCCAGCGGCTGCGCACGCTGCTCTACCTCTTTGGACGGGACGAAGCGGTGCGCTATCTGCGCGCCGGCTAG